Proteins encoded within one genomic window of Hevea brasiliensis isolate MT/VB/25A 57/8 chromosome 8, ASM3005281v1, whole genome shotgun sequence:
- the LOC110651368 gene encoding probable protein phosphatase 2C 63 encodes MLRSCYRPLERCFGRRPGVGVGGGGGDGLMWHTDLKSHASGDYSIAVVQANSNLEDQSQVFTFPSATYVGVYDGHGGPEASRFVNKHLFPFMHKYATEQGGLSVDVIKKAFNATEEEFCHLVKRSLPMKPQIASVGSCCLVGAITNDLLYVANLGDSRAVLGRRVCKDKKKPVVAERLSTDHNVCVEEVRKEVEALHPDDSHVVVYTRGVWRIKGIIQVSRSIGDVYLKKPEFNRDPVFQQFGNPIPLKRPVMTAEPSILIRELRPQDLFLIFASDGLWEQLSDEAAVEIVFKYPRAGIAKRLVRAALQEAAKKREMRYDDIKKIDRGVRRHFHDDITVIVIYLDHQKGPSSGGLKQNVIGCTTAPVDIFSLNADQVEKDLLQSIY; translated from the exons ATGTTGCGTTCGTGCTACAGGCCGCTTGAGAGGTGTTTTGGGAGGCGACCTGGTGTTGgtgttggtggtggtggtggtgatgggtTGATGTGGCATACGGATTTGAAATCGCACGCTTCCGGTGACTATTCGATTGCCGTTGTTCAAGCTAACTCTAATCTTGAGGATCAGAGCCAAGTGTTTACGTTTCCTTCCGCAACTTATGTTGGGGTTTATGATGGCCATGGTGGTCCTGAGGCTTCTAGATTCGTTAACAAGCATTTGTTCCCTTTCATGCATA AATATGCGACAGAGCAAGGGGGACTATCAGTTGATGTCATAAAGAAGGCATTTAATGCCACTGAGGAGGAATTTTGTCATTTAGTGAAGCGATCATTGCCAATGAAACCGCAAATTGCTTCTGTTGGATCATGTTGTCTAGTTGGAGCAATCACAAATGATCTCTTATATGTTGCAAATTTAGGGGATTCGAGAGCAGTTCTTGGGCGGAGAGTTTGCAAGGATAAGAAAAAACCAGTAGTAGCAGAGCGGTTATCAACTGATCACAATGTTTGTGTTGAGGAGGTTAGGAAGGAAGTTGAGGCTCTTCATCCTGATGATTCACATGTTGTGGTGTATACTCGTGGAGTTTGGAGAATTAAGGGCATAATTCAG GTATCAAGATCTATTGGTGATGTTTATCTGAAGAAACCTGAATTTAACAGAGACCCAGTGTTTCAGCAATTTGGAAACCCTATTCCTTTAAAACGGCCTGTAATGACAGCAGAACCCTCAATACTCATTAGAGAGCTCAGACCTCaggacttgttcctgatctttgcTTCAGATGGTCTTTGGGAACAGCTGAGTGATGAAGCAGCCGTAGAGATTGTTTTCAAGTACCCAAGAGCT GGGATCGCTAAGAGATTGGTGAGAGCTGCTCTTCAGGAGGCTGCGAAGAAAAGAGAAATGAGATATGATGATATAAAGAAAATTGACAGGGGAGTAAGACGTCACTTTCATGATGATATTACTGTGATAGTAATTTATCTAGATCACCAGAAAGGCCCCTCAAGTGGTGGATTGAAGCAGAATGTCATTGGCTGCACCACTGCTCCTGTTGATATTTTCTCTCTAAATGCAGACCAAGTAGAGAAGGATTTGCTTCAGTCAATTTATTGA
- the LOC110651365 gene encoding uncharacterized protein LOC110651365 isoform X2, giving the protein MNAGSLVADSVWKTIESTLSVTEDQLSILHFLFGKNFERATRIVDQRGVKRISGEPSGRSIFQVVGESQRKEEYFCFPEQYCACYSFFYDIVNRGEQLCCKHQLAARLAAALGTCVNVSVSDEQLALLLVKL; this is encoded by the exons ATGAACGCAGGTTCTTTGGTTGCGGACTCGGTGTGGAAAACCATTGAGTCAACTCTTTCAG TGACTGAGGATCAGCTCTCAAT CTTGCATTTCTTGTTTGGTAAAAACTTTGAGAGAGCCACTAGGATAGTGGATCAAAGAGGTGTCAAGAGGATCTCTGGTGAGCCCAGTGGTCGTTCCATCTTTCAG GTGGTGGGGGAATCACAGAGGAAGGAGGAGTACTTCTGTTTCCCTGAACAATATTGTGCCTGTTACTcatttttttatgacattgtaAACAGAGGAGAGCAACTTTGT TGTAAGCATCAATTAGCTGCAAGGCTTGCTGCAGCATTGGGAACATGTGTCAACGTTAGTGTGTCTGATGAGCAACTAGCACTATTGCTTGTGAAACTTTAA
- the LOC110651365 gene encoding uncharacterized protein LOC110651365 isoform X1 — translation MNAGSLVADSVWKTIESTLSVTEDQLSMSVVLHFLFGKNFERATRIVDQRGVKRISGEPSGRSIFQVVGESQRKEEYFCFPEQYCACYSFFYDIVNRGEQLCCKHQLAARLAAALGTCVNVSVSDEQLALLLVKL, via the exons ATGAACGCAGGTTCTTTGGTTGCGGACTCGGTGTGGAAAACCATTGAGTCAACTCTTTCAG TGACTGAGGATCAGCTCTCAATGTCAGTAGT CTTGCATTTCTTGTTTGGTAAAAACTTTGAGAGAGCCACTAGGATAGTGGATCAAAGAGGTGTCAAGAGGATCTCTGGTGAGCCCAGTGGTCGTTCCATCTTTCAG GTGGTGGGGGAATCACAGAGGAAGGAGGAGTACTTCTGTTTCCCTGAACAATATTGTGCCTGTTACTcatttttttatgacattgtaAACAGAGGAGAGCAACTTTGT TGTAAGCATCAATTAGCTGCAAGGCTTGCTGCAGCATTGGGAACATGTGTCAACGTTAGTGTGTCTGATGAGCAACTAGCACTATTGCTTGTGAAACTTTAA
- the LOC110651367 gene encoding probable cyclic nucleotide-gated ion channel 16: protein MNNLRAYGSSRFSHFPTSFSLRQKVSWWDQILDPRSNFVNKWNHIFLVTCMIALFLDPLYFYLPIINGDTCMGIDYGLGIWVTLARTVTDIFFFMHVIIKFRTAFVAPSSRVFGRGDLVMDPRAIAIRYLKTEFIVDLAAALPLPQIMIWSTISKVNKVRSTNHANHTVSLAVLLQYIPRIYVMFPLNRRIVKSTGVIAKTAWSGAAYNLLLYILASHVLGASWYVASIQRQRECWERQCDRERNHTHSPSCSRTFLDCATRNTPARNAWLKSTQLLTKCDAKNDENFQFGMFADAFTNHVAEAIFIDKYFYCLWWGLRNLSSYGQNLMASAYEGELLFSIGICIMGLVFFAHLIGNMQTYMQSTTARLEEWRIRRKDTEEWMSHRQLPPELQERVRRFVQYKWRATRGVDEESILKSLPLDLRRQIQRHLCLALVRRVPFFSQMDDQLLDAICERLVSSLNTKDTYIVREGDPVNEMLFIIRGQLESSTTNGGRTGFFNSIILRAGDFCGEELLTWALLPTSCLNLPSSTRTVKALNEVEAFALRAEDLKFVAKQFKHLHSKKLQHAFRYYSHQWRTWGACYIQAAWRRCRRRKLQMELARQESLYYAQVLEGEGDYSSEGSSLENANNVQHFGATILASKFAANTRRGMINRAVLDDDSTLKMPKLFKPQDPDFYTEHE from the exons ATGAATAATCTCAGAGCTTACGGCTCCTCCCGTTTCTCCCACTTTCCAACAAGCTTTTCTCTTCGGCAAAAAGTTTCCTGGTGGGATCAAATCCTTGACCCCAGAAGCAACTTTGTCAACAAATGGAACCACATTTTCCTTGTCACTTGCATGATCGCCCTCTTTCTAGACCCTCTCTATTTCTACCTCCCAATTATAAACGGGGACACTTGCATGGGGATTGACTATGGCCTTGGCATTTGGGTCACCTTAGCTCGCACCGTCACTGACATATTCTTTTTCATGCACGTTATCATCAAGTTTAGGACAGCCTTCGTCGCCCCTAGCTCCCGCGTTTTCGGAAGAGGTGATCTTGTTATGGACCCTAGAGCCATTGCTATACGATACTTGAAAACTGAGTTTATTGTTGATCTTGCCGCTGCTCTCCCTCTTCCTCAG ATTATGATTTGGTCCACAATTTCAAAAGTGAATAAAGTCCGATCAAccaaccatgcaaatcatacaGTTTCTTTGGCGGTTCTCCTTCAATACATACCTCGAATTTATGTTATGTTTCCTTTGAATCGCCGGATTGTTAAAAGCACTGGTGTGATAGCCAAGACTGCTTGGTCTGGGGCAGCCTACAATCTCCTCCTCTACATTCTTGCTAGCCAT GTTTTGGGAGCATCATGGTATGTGGCTTCCATACAAAGGCAGAGAGAGTGCTGGGAAAGACAATGCGATCGAGAGAGAAACCACACACATTCTCCTTCTTGTAGCCGTACTTTTTTGGATTGTGCTACCAGGAATACTCCTGCACGCAATGCTTGGCTTAAAAGCACTCAGCTGCTCACTAAATGTGATGCCAAAAATGATGAAAATTTTCAGTTTGGAATGTTTGCTGATGCCTTTACCAATCATGTCGCTGAAGCAATTTTCATTGATAAATATTTCTATTGCCTTTGGTGGGGTTTAAGAAATCTGAG TTCATATGGGCAAAATTTGATGGCAAGTGCTTATGAAGGTGAACTATTGTTCAGCATTGGCATATGCATTATGGGTCTTGTTTTCTTTGCACATCTCATAGGCAACATGCAG ACCTATATGCAATCCACAACAGCTAGACTAGAAGAGTGGAGGATTCGAAGAAAAGATACAGAGGAATGGATGAGTCACCGACAATTACCTCCAGAATTGCAAGAACGTGTTCGACGTTTTGTCCAATACAAATGGCGAGCGACAAGAGGCGTCGATGAAGAATCCATCTTGAAGTCTCTACCTTTGGACCTGCGACGTCAAATTCAAAGGCATCTCTGTCTGGCTCTTGTTCGACGT GTTCCTTTTTTTTCACAAATGGATGATCAATTACTAGATGCAATATGTGAACGTCTAGTGTCATCTCTGAACACCAAAGATACATACATTGTGAGGGAAGGAGATCCAGTGAATGAGATGCTTTTCATCATTAGAGGACAACTAGAGAGCTCCACTACTAACGGTGGAAGGACAGGTTTTTTCAACTCAATCATACTAAGGGCTGGTGACTTCTGTGGAGAAGAATTGTTGACATGGGCGTTGCTGCCAACCTCTTGCCTAAACTTGCCTTCATCCACTAGAACAGTCAAGGCACTAAATGAAGTCGAGGCCTTTGCTCTTAGAGCAGAAGACCTCAAATTTGTTGCTAAACAATTTAAACACTTGCATAGCAAGAAGTTGCAGCATGCTTTTAGGTATTACTCTCATCAGTGGAGGACTTGGGGAGCTTGCTATATACAAGCTGCATGGAGGAGGTGTAGAAGAAGGAAATTGCAGATGGAATTGGCAAGGCAAGAGAGTTTATATTATGCTCAAGTTTTGGAAGGTGAAGGTGATTATAGTAGTGAGGGATCATCATTAGAAAATGCAAACAATGTACAACATTTTGGGGCTACAATTCTTGCATCAAAATTTGCCGCAAATACAAGGAGGGGAATGATTAATAGAGCAGTCCTTGATGATGATTCTACCTTAAAAATGCCTAAGCTGTTTAAACCACAAGACCCTGATTTTTATACAGAACATGAATAG